Genomic segment of bacterium:
GTTCGGGATTCTCCATCGGGCGAATAGTACTACCCTGTGCCTCAATGTCAAGCCAGCGGGATTTGACGGCGGATGCGGAGTGCATAGACTGACAGACGTTGGAATCTGAACGGACTGAAGGTCCAGGTAATCCGTTCGTCGTGCGTGGCGGGCGAGGAGCCTTCCCATGGGCCTGGATGAGAGTCCCCACGAGAGCCCAGACAGGGTTGGAGACAGGGGGCCCCCAGTGACCCTTGGATAGGAGCTGCCTGATTCTCCGATGTCGAGTCGATGTGGCCTCGGCGGTGCGCCAAGAAACTCCAACCCTGACAGAACCCGTCACAGATGCTGAGACAGATGCCGGCACAGATGACGCCACAGAATCCCGTCTGAGTTTCTCCGTCTCTCTGGTTTACCCATGTGACAACTCACGGTCAACCCACAAACTGACCTAGCACTCGCATTTACTGCAGGATATACCAGACAGGCCTCCACCGACCCCCTCACCCCCGGGACGCTTCCCCCAGCAGTCCCCGGTAGGGCCTTGGGGGCTGCTCCTGGAACGGACTGGAGGACTGTCTCTGGAGGCATTCTCCCGGCTGTCCCGGGAATGCATTGAGGCACTGCTCCCGGGATGCATCTCCGGACTACTACCCAGACCTAACCGGGGACTATCCCCGGAAGCTATCCGGGGACTACCCCCCGAATGCCTCGGGGAAGCCGGGAGGGGGGGTAAGTGGTGTCAACGTTTTCTGCAGGAGTTGCCAACCGGAAATCGGCATGGAAATACGAAGGTCATCTCCCGCTTGATGTGCCGATTGCCCGACTTCCCCGGCCGACCTGTCGCCATCGGCACTCAGTCTGTGGCGACTGCGTCGCAGCTCAAGCACAAGCTCAAGCCGCAGGCCGTGAGCAGCTAGCCGCGCCCAGCGGGCCTGACGTGGCTCGCCGCCTACCCTAGTCTAGTTTCAACCCGTACCGCGAGGCTAGCTCAGTCAGGAGCCGTTGGACTTCGTCTTCGCTGCGGCCCATGTCTTGGAGCAAGCCGGCGTAATTATCGACCGCGTCTTGCAGATGCGGATGGCGGTGTCCGGTCGCGCGGGTGAACTTGAGGAATATCTCCAATTGCCGCCGACTCAGCGGTTCCGCCTCGGCCAGACGGTTCAAGGCCTGGTAGAGTCGAGCGAGGTTGTTCAGGTCTCTGGCGACATCGGGATGATCCGGCCCGTACGACTTCTCGTCTATCGCCAATGCGCGCTTCATCAATGGCTCGGCCTCGGTCAGACGGTTCAAGGCATGGTAGAGCGCGGCGAGATTGCTCAGACACATGGCGACACTCCGATGGTCCGGCCCATACGACTTCTCGTATATCGCCAGCGCACGCTTCACCAATGGCTCGCCCTCGACCATACGGTTCGTGGACTTTAGGAGCACAGCGAGGTTGCTCAGCGCCGTGGCCACGTGTGGGTGCTCCTCGTCATAGCTCTGTTCGTAGATCTGGAGCGCCCGGCGCAACAACGGCTCGGCCTCGGCCAGACGGTTCGTGGCCTGGTAGAGCGCGGCGAGGTCGTTCAGGGCTGTGGCGAAGTCCGGGTGGTCCGTGCCAAGCGCCCTCTCAAAGATAGCCAGCGCACGCTCTAGCAATGGCTCGGCCTCGGCCAGACGGTTCAAGGCTTGGTAGACCATGGCTAGGTTACCGAGACACATGGCGACACTCCGATGGTCCGGCCCATACGACTTCTCGTCTATCGCGAGCGCCCGCTTCATCAACGGCTCGGCCTCGGCCAGACGGTTCGTGGCCTGGTATAGCGCGGCAAGGTTGTTCAGGCGGATGGCGACGTTCGGATGCTCCGGCCCGTACGACTTCTCATCTATCGCCAGCGCCCGCTTCATCAACGGCTCGGCCTCGGCCAGACGGTTCGTGTCCTGAAAGTGCCGGGCGAGGTTGTTCAGGTCCCGGGCGACATCAGGATGCATGGGCCCGTACGACTTCTCATCTATCGCCAGCGCCCGCTTCATCAGGGGCTCGGCCTCGGCCAGACGGTTCGTGGCCTCATAGAGTTGGGCGAGGTTGTTCAGGCCTGTGGCGACATCAGGATGGTCCGGCCCATACGCTTTCTCCGCTATCGCCAGCGCCCGCTTCATCAACGGCTCGGCCTCGGCCAGACGGTTCGTGGCCTTGTAGGTCTGGGCGAGGTCGTTCAGGTCTATGGCGACACGCGGATGGTCCTGCCCATACGACTTTTCGTCTATCGCGAGCGCGCGCTTCATCAGCGGCTCGGCCAAGACGTACATGCCTGCCTCATGCAGTGCCTCGCCGAGGACGGTCATCAGCCGCGTTTCCCCCAGTTCAAGGGCAGGCGGCTGCACCGACTGGAGCAGTTGTTCGGTAACGCCGGCCCGATGGAATGCGTCCCAAGCAGTCACGACCATGTCAATCAGCATCGCGGCCCATTCCCCGGTCGCCGGGGTCTGCGGCTGTGGTGAAGTGGCGAACCCAATCCGCGGCTTCTCGGTCTGTCCCTTCATCTCCGGCCGCGCCATGAGGCAGTCTAACAGCAGCCTGCTCGCCTCGGCCGCGCGCTCAACGCGGTAGCCCCGGTACAGCGTGACGAGCATCGCCAGGACGTACGGCATGTCGCACATTGGCATGTGCTCCAACACCCCTTGCAGAGCTGGGGACGGCGCGCCCGATGGAAAGTAGACCTCTTTGGTGATGAACTCACCGATGATGTCCGGGTCGAGCTTGTAGAACACACGGTCACCCACCTTCCCCGTGAGCGCGTAGCCCATCTCGACAATCTTCAGTACTGCCTCAAGGTTGGCCCTGACCGGTTCCTCGTCCTCGGGGACACTAACGCGAATGGAAATCTCGGCCAACACGCCGCGGCCGTTGTCCTTGAATTTGGCCGCCATGTCGTTGGTGATGGAGTTGAGCAAGTCCCATCCGGTCGCAATCTGCGTCAGGTCGCCGTAGCGCGCGGCCAGTTCAGCCAGAGCCGGAATGCCATGCGAGATATCCCATATCTTGGCAGCTTGCTTGCCGGTTGCTCTGACTACGTCGGCGACGTTCAGCATCCGGCCAAGACCTGTGACCACAGTCTTGAATCGCTCGTCCCCGATCAGCTCCTTGACTTCGTCCGGGTCCCGGCAGGCAACGAGCAAGCGGGCCTTGGTTTGAAACAACAGGTCACCGAGCAGGCGGCCGAGGCCCGGGTACTTCTGCAGGTCATCAACGACAAACCACTGACCCCGCTTCAGCACCGCCGCAAGCGCGGTCATCAACCCTCTCAAGTCTTGGGTGCAGGCGCCAATATTCGCGAATCTGAGTTCGGGGTCGTCTTTGGACAACTCTACCAGCAGGCGGCTCTTGCCGAAGCCGCCGCCGCCGCACAGAGCTACGATGTCGGCGTCCGTAGCCTGCGCGTCACGCAGTTCCTTCAGCACGTCACGACCCTGCTCTTCTTCTTCTCTACGCAGTGAGACGTACGGAGACTTCAGCCGGTCGCCCTTGAGTTGGCCGCTGTAGAACTCCGGCCAGCCGACCAACGGCACAAGCCTCGCTCCCGGACCGACGACCTTGTCGTGGATAGCGTCGACCTTCGCTTTGTCCGGCGAGCGCCTGAAGAAGTGCCGGGCGATGAGGTAGCCGATGTAGATGCCGACGACCGCGATCACGAGCCCGGCGACGGTCAGGATTCCGGCCAAAACGGTGCTCATCGCAAGTCAGTCTATGCATCCGGCATCCGCCGTCAAATGACGCCCCAGCGACTTCGTCGCAGCCAAAGCTCAGGCCGCAAGCTTCATGCTAGCCCGAGCGCAAGCCCAAGCGGACTGTTCGTAGCCGCGGCTGACGGCCAATCCCTAATCCCTACCCCCCAGCCCCTCTTCCTGATTGACATCCCCGCCAGCGGAATTCCAGATTCCAGGTTGAGAATCCGGGAGTGGGAGAGCGAGACGGAGGGAGCGGTGGACGAGCAGGGACGAGGCGGCAGGGTAACTGGCGATGCAGTGGTGGAGGCGGGACGGGCGGTCAGGCGAGGACGGAGGTCGGAGGGTTGGTGTCAGTACGTGGAGGGTTCGTCAGTCACGGGCCGGTCCAGAAGCCTTTGCTTTCGCGAGAGAGCCGCGCTTTGAGCGGACGCCACCAGTCGGTATGTTCGCGGTACCAGTCGACGGTCCGACGCAGGCCATCTTCGAACCCGGCTTCAGGACGCCAGCCGAGCTCGCGCTCGATCTTGGCGTTGTCGAGCGCGTAGCGGTAGTCATGGCCGGGCCGGTCAGGCACGTATTCGATGG
This window contains:
- a CDS encoding tetratricopeptide repeat protein, translating into MSTVLAGILTVAGLVIAVVGIYIGYLIARHFFRRSPDKAKVDAIHDKVVGPGARLVPLVGWPEFYSGQLKGDRLKSPYVSLRREEEEQGRDVLKELRDAQATDADIVALCGGGGFGKSRLLVELSKDDPELRFANIGACTQDLRGLMTALAAVLKRGQWFVVDDLQKYPGLGRLLGDLLFQTKARLLVACRDPDEVKELIGDERFKTVVTGLGRMLNVADVVRATGKQAAKIWDISHGIPALAELAARYGDLTQIATGWDLLNSITNDMAAKFKDNGRGVLAEISIRVSVPEDEEPVRANLEAVLKIVEMGYALTGKVGDRVFYKLDPDIIGEFITKEVYFPSGAPSPALQGVLEHMPMCDMPYVLAMLVTLYRGYRVERAAEASRLLLDCLMARPEMKGQTEKPRIGFATSPQPQTPATGEWAAMLIDMVVTAWDAFHRAGVTEQLLQSVQPPALELGETRLMTVLGEALHEAGMYVLAEPLMKRALAIDEKSYGQDHPRVAIDLNDLAQTYKATNRLAEAEPLMKRALAIAEKAYGPDHPDVATGLNNLAQLYEATNRLAEAEPLMKRALAIDEKSYGPMHPDVARDLNNLARHFQDTNRLAEAEPLMKRALAIDEKSYGPEHPNVAIRLNNLAALYQATNRLAEAEPLMKRALAIDEKSYGPDHRSVAMCLGNLAMVYQALNRLAEAEPLLERALAIFERALGTDHPDFATALNDLAALYQATNRLAEAEPLLRRALQIYEQSYDEEHPHVATALSNLAVLLKSTNRMVEGEPLVKRALAIYEKSYGPDHRSVAMCLSNLAALYHALNRLTEAEPLMKRALAIDEKSYGPDHPDVARDLNNLARLYQALNRLAEAEPLSRRQLEIFLKFTRATGHRHPHLQDAVDNYAGLLQDMGRSEDEVQRLLTELASRYGLKLD
- a CDS encoding GDP-mannose 4,6-dehydratase, translating into ENVRDWLHVDDCCRGIALVLERGRPGEAYNIGGRSERRNVDVAKLVVAQMGLGEDSIEYVPDRPGHDYRYALDNAKIERELGWRPEAGFEDGLRRTVDWYREHTDWWRPLKARLSRESKGFWTGP